In Artemia franciscana chromosome 8, ASM3288406v1, whole genome shotgun sequence, a genomic segment contains:
- the LOC136030637 gene encoding mucin-2-like: MILSFYRRNVPQRPDILPIHVLTSERRADQSSNEKPKGNPDSLRKGMFGKFNGFTLSPLNEQPEEQTPTPVESPKHNIPLQNSRVAFLTSAFDKKNVDSRPMAATNKSSINSASSMFGDNKVAVVAPSRPVISSPVLNHSTNGKNAGTLPVRPAPQVPKERKTESPTSQPLLETVKVDSRVEVTVTSVNPSPRIEKKQRPVSSPTSFFVKLPKEEESKSGERESKIFNNPFFQRFFRSDPKQENEKCLKNEGEGTLKKNIKKIDRQSLRNLDISSPITQDINLSVKVMPVRAAPEPPRDTIDGNVNRVRFSSNICESEDENPRSSVERTNSMRISNVTTKPKIPKFGSMRKSQRPVSMPSARPKSPPPNPPAPPVSTIPRKDNYFIKESSPEYLYDDCLSKKDLMNSEDAENFYENIDEKSGESRFTDEDNSSASSNDGLLSEIVSELSRKDNVYATSMKKTGCNSPEALEGKIALSGGKANPWKATKEEEPPSKSFGSAISSPSSKSPNTVKSSSVATNSSITPNKFCISSPSSSALKYSTVNKPLFKTAGPVVTQNSSLISTNPKSSFSAATNRIRANSPSTVTSLLNNYSGTKTLAALSTSPSLTGNLNSSQLQNDRNPTLSFNGNSPVVSSSGSPSTISLKTPVWPKLASMPSSGSVSISLPSVMRSSTPSATDAISSLSNSGAPFSYLSSNLKLTTPLAKPIATITPNAAYSTSVFTSRPNLQATPSKLTTSVSVISTPASLAASLVKIPPPLPSVGPVAEVVTGVGSIKVERPDYTSQVESKPVTNTTVTFSVSAPVVASRKEGIGLSKVQPNSDKANKISNRPSQGRVTSPPRITTKGTTPNVSRPLTTNAGKTTTKTVASKSSGASKPASGIKKPGSNVQSKIDTGLRKNL; encoded by the coding sequence ATGATTCTCTCTTTTTATAGACGAAACGTTCCTCAGCGGCCAGACATTTTGCCAATTCATGTACTGACAAGTGAAAGGCGGGCAGATCAAAGCTCAAATGAGAAACCTAAGGGAAATCCGGATTCTTTAAGAAAAGGAATGTTTGGAAAGTTTAATGGTTTTACTTTGTCTCCTTTAAATGAACAGCCCGAAGAGCAAACTCCGACGCCAGTCGAATCTCCGAAACACAACATCCCTCTACAGAATTCTAGAGTTGCGTTTCTTACTAGTGCTTTTGACAAGAAGAACGTTGATAGTAGACCCATGGCAGCCACAAATAAATCTTCAATAAATAGTGCTTCAAGTATGTTTGGTGATAATAAGGTTGCCGTTGTGGCTCCAAGTAGACCAGTAATTAGTAGCCCAGTTTTGAATCATTCGACCAATGGAAAAAATGCTGGAACTCTACCAGTCCGTCCAGCACCACAAGTGCCGAAAGAGAGAAAAACGGAATCACCGACTAGCCAACCGCTGCTTGAAACTGTTAAAGTGGATTCTCGTGTTGAAGTAACTGTAACTAGTGTTAATCCTTCGCCAAGAATAGAGAAAAAGCAAAGGCCGGTTTCATCTCCAACATCTTTCTTTGTGAAATTGCCGAAGGAAGAGGAAAGCAAGTCAGgggaaagagaaagtaaaatattcaataatcctttttttcaaaggttCTTCCGCTCAGACCCtaaacaagaaaatgaaaaatgtttaaagAATGAAGGAGAAGGTActcttaagaaaaatattaaaaaaatcgaTCGACAAAGTTTAAGAAACTTGGATATTTCCTCTCCAATCACTCAGGATATCAACTTATCAGTTAAAGTTATGCCCGTAAGAGCTGCGCCAGAACCTCCCAGGGACACAATTGATGGTAACGTCAATCGAGTTCGTTTTAGCAGCAATATTTGCGAATCTGAAGATGAGAATCCAAGGTCATCTGTTGAAAGAACTAACAGCATGCGTATCTCAAATGTTACAACAAAGCCAAAGATTCCAAAATTTGGAAGCATGCGAAAGAGTCAGCGACCTGTGTCTATGCCATCAGCAAGGCCTAAGTCTCCACCACCAAATCCACCTGCGCCACCAGTGAGCACAATCCCGCGGAAAGATAACTACTTTATTAAAGAAAGTTCTCCGGAATATTTATATGACGACTGTCTCTCCAAAAAGGATCTAATGAATTCAGAAGACGCGGAAAACTTCTATGAAAATATCGATGAAAAATCTGGAGAATCAAGATTCACTGACGAAGATAATTCGTCTGCAAGTAGTAACGATGGACTCTTATCAGAAATTGTGTCTGAATTAAGCAGAAAAGATAATGTTTATGCCacttctatgaaaaaaacaggtTGTAATTCTCCTGAAGCTCTTGAAGGGAAGATTGCTTTATCTGGTGGAAAGGCGAATCCTTGGAAAGCTACTAAAGAAGAGGAGCCTCCATCTAAATCTTTTGGATCTGCTATCTCTTCCCCTTCTTCAAAGTCTCCAAATACTGTGAAATCTTCATCGGTAGCTACTAATTCGTCTATAACACCTAATAAGTTTTGTATATCCTCTCCTAGTAGCAGTGCGTTAAAATATTCAACAGTCAATAAGCCCCTGTTCAAAACTGCAGGGCCTGTGGTTACGCAGAACTCCAGTTTAATTTCTACAAACCCTAAGTCGTCTTTTTCCGCAGCAACAAACAGAATCAGAGCTAATAGTCCTTCAACAGTGACCAGTTTACTGAATAATTATTCaggcactaaaactttagcGGCATTATCTACTTCTCCCTCCCTAACTGGGAATTTGAACAGTTCACAGCTACAAAATGACCGGAACCCAACCTTGAGTTTTAATGGAAATTCCCCAGTTGTGTCTAGTTCAGGTAGTCCAAGtacaatttctctgaaaacaCCAGTCTGGCCCAAACTAGCATCGATGCCGTCTAGTGGGAGTGTCAGCATTTCTTTACCTAGCGTTATGAGATCATCCACACCTTCTGCTACGGATGCTATTTCTTCCTTATCCAATTCTGGTGCCCCTTTTAGTTATTTAAGCTCCAATCTGAAGTTAACAACCCCACTTGCAAAGCCTATAGCAACAATTACACCAAACGCTGCCTATTCTACCAGTGTCTTTACATCAAGACCAAACTTACAAGCCACTCCAAGTAAATTGACAACTTCTGTTTCTGTAATATCTACTCCTGCTTCCCTTGCCGCTTCTCTAGTCAAAATACCCCCTCCTTTGCCTTCAGTTGGACCTGTGGCAGAAGTCGTGACCGGCGTTGGCTCGATTAAGGTTGAAAGACCTGATTATACTAGTCAAGTTGAAAGTAAACCTGTAACAAATACGACTGTTACGTTTTCTGTTTCGGCACCCGTCGTAGCAAGTCGTAAAGAAGGCATTGGCCTTTCTAAAGTTCAGCCTAATTCTGATAAAGCTAATAAGATATCCAATAGACCTTCACAGGGTCGCGTAACATCCCCTCCGAGAATTACTACAAAAGGAACAACTCCAAATGTATCTAGGCCTCTAACAACGAATGCCGGGAAAACTACGACCAAAACAGTTGCTTCAAAGTCTAGTGGAGCTTCAAAGCCTGCGAGTGGTATTAAAAAGCCAGGCTCAAATGTTCAGTCAAAAATTGACACAGGCCTTAGAAAGAACTTGTAA